From the Polynucleobacter sp. MWH-UH35A genome, one window contains:
- a CDS encoding carbohydrate kinase family protein, protein MASLICGSIAYDTIMNFEGKFADQILPEQIHILNVAFLVPTMRREFGGCAGNIAYNLNLLGGDPIIMATVGGDAAPYMNRLEELKIDASHIRQIDQAFTAQAMITTDQANNQITAFHPGAMGESHLNQVAAVVAERSKNAKGPAKLGIVAPDGRQGMWEHCHQLADANIPFIFDPGQGLPMFNGPELLELVDIASYLAVNDYEGEMLSQRTGLSLAKVAERVKALIVTKGAEGADIYSEGKCIAIPPVPAAKVVDPTGCGDAFRGGLLFGLENGMDWETTGRLASLMGSIKITHQGPQNHQLSKDQIIEQFKTAFGFSF, encoded by the coding sequence ATGGCTAGCTTAATCTGTGGCTCCATCGCCTACGACACCATCATGAACTTTGAAGGCAAATTTGCCGATCAAATTCTGCCCGAGCAAATTCATATTCTGAACGTAGCCTTCTTGGTCCCAACGATGCGCCGTGAATTTGGCGGTTGCGCAGGCAATATTGCCTACAACCTAAATCTTTTGGGTGGTGACCCGATCATTATGGCCACCGTAGGGGGTGATGCTGCACCGTATATGAACCGCCTTGAAGAGCTCAAGATTGATGCAAGCCATATTCGCCAGATTGATCAGGCATTTACTGCACAAGCGATGATCACCACTGACCAAGCCAATAATCAGATCACTGCTTTTCATCCAGGAGCCATGGGTGAATCCCACCTCAACCAAGTTGCCGCAGTAGTTGCAGAGCGCAGCAAGAATGCCAAAGGTCCAGCAAAATTAGGCATCGTTGCTCCCGATGGGCGTCAAGGTATGTGGGAGCATTGCCATCAACTAGCCGATGCCAACATTCCGTTTATCTTTGATCCAGGCCAAGGCTTACCAATGTTTAATGGCCCAGAACTTCTGGAACTAGTCGACATTGCCAGCTATCTAGCCGTAAATGACTATGAGGGCGAGATGCTTTCCCAAAGAACGGGCTTGAGCTTGGCAAAAGTGGCTGAGCGCGTCAAAGCACTCATCGTGACCAAAGGTGCTGAAGGCGCCGATATTTATTCCGAAGGTAAATGCATTGCGATTCCACCGGTTCCAGCAGCCAAAGTAGTTGATCCAACCGGTTGCGGAGATGCGTTCCGCGGTGGATTGCTGTTTGGTCTGGAAAACGGCATGGATTGGGAAACTACCGGTCGCCTTGCAAGCTTGATGGGATCCATCAAAATTACTCACCAAGGACCACAAAACCACCAACTTAGCAAAGATCAGATCATCGAACAATTTAAAACGGCATTTGGTTTTAGCTTCTAA
- the ampD gene encoding 1,6-anhydro-N-acetylmuramyl-L-alanine amidase AmpD translates to MFKWLLLFVGAGLLYLWIKGKKQAALDANNSPKPNKNKPERAVNPEAMVQCQCCKVHLPESEALTFDNRFYCSQEHLHTLDSNGWIGDAQWRISPNQDVRAENIDPDLLVIHYISLPPGEFRNQTSSHHIVDFFQNKLDPTAHPYFAEIADQKVSSHFLITRSGVLVQFVSTQNRAWHAGKSDFQGREKCNDFSIGVELEGDGDGPFEAAQYQTLANLIQKLSRTYPQLQFVGHSDIAPDRKTDPGIHFDWKKFQKETGISAEKMPFGVDPR, encoded by the coding sequence TTGTTTAAGTGGCTTTTATTATTTGTTGGCGCCGGTCTTTTATACCTTTGGATAAAGGGAAAGAAGCAGGCTGCGCTAGATGCAAATAATAGCCCTAAACCCAATAAGAATAAGCCTGAGAGGGCGGTAAATCCTGAGGCGATGGTGCAATGTCAGTGCTGCAAAGTACATCTACCTGAATCTGAAGCACTCACATTTGATAACCGTTTTTATTGTTCGCAAGAGCATCTTCATACTCTTGATTCAAATGGGTGGATTGGTGATGCGCAGTGGCGGATTTCACCTAATCAAGATGTAAGAGCTGAAAATATTGACCCTGATTTATTGGTCATTCATTACATCAGTTTGCCGCCTGGTGAATTCAGAAACCAAACATCTAGTCACCATATCGTTGATTTTTTCCAAAACAAACTTGATCCAACTGCCCATCCATATTTTGCGGAGATTGCGGATCAAAAAGTATCTAGCCATTTTTTAATCACTCGATCTGGAGTATTGGTTCAGTTTGTTTCTACTCAGAACAGGGCCTGGCATGCCGGTAAATCAGACTTTCAGGGTCGAGAAAAGTGCAATGACTTCTCTATTGGTGTTGAGTTAGAGGGCGATGGCGATGGACCATTCGAAGCCGCTCAGTATCAAACCTTGGCTAATCTTATTCAGAAATTGAGTCGTACTTATCCTCAATTGCAATTTGTTGGACATAGCGACATTGCTCCGGATCGCAAAACGGATCCGGGAATTCATTTTGATTGGAAAAAGTTCCAAAAAGAGACAGGCATCTCTGCTGAAAAAATGCCCTTTGGTGTGGATCCTCGATAG
- the accB gene encoding acetyl-CoA carboxylase biotin carboxyl carrier protein, with amino-acid sequence MDLRKLKTLIDLVSESGISELEVNEGEDRVRIVNAGSSAPTGQVVYANPAPVQAMQAAPAVSAPAPAAAAVEAPAAETGFVAKSPMVGTFYRAPNPESPNFVNVGDTVKVGQTLCIIEAMKLLNEIESEHAGVVKEILCENGQGVEFDQPLFIIA; translated from the coding sequence ATGGATCTAAGAAAACTTAAAACCTTAATCGATTTAGTCTCTGAATCCGGTATTTCAGAATTAGAAGTCAATGAAGGTGAAGATCGCGTTCGCATTGTTAATGCTGGGTCTAGCGCTCCAACTGGTCAGGTGGTCTACGCCAATCCAGCACCAGTGCAAGCCATGCAAGCTGCGCCAGCAGTTAGTGCTCCAGCTCCAGCCGCAGCTGCTGTTGAGGCGCCCGCCGCTGAAACTGGATTTGTAGCTAAGTCACCGATGGTTGGCACTTTCTACCGCGCTCCAAACCCTGAATCTCCAAACTTCGTCAATGTCGGCGATACCGTAAAAGTAGGTCAAACGCTTTGCATCATTGAAGCCATGAAGCTACTCAACGAAATCGAATCCGAGCATGCGGGTGTGGTCAAAGAAATTTTGTGTGAAAACGGTCAAGGCGTTGAATTTGACCAGCCGCTCTTCATCATTGCTTAG
- a CDS encoding inner membrane protein YpjD has product MDILGYSSYGWLPSALYLALLLVLSFKAKSGVESGLSSALVQAAIFVILLIHGVQLHDSVFTPQGFVFGFAQDLSLIAWVGLAFYWFQSWFLPISSLRWMALMFALICAFLPTLFPGTLISPKAVSDPWFKGHFVVATVSVGLLSLAAMHAMLMSVQDRALHRQLAIIPNGRLSHWLEDLPPLMTMESLLFNLLYVGFALLSLTVFSGLLFSQTLFGKPLVFDHKTIFALVSWFLFAGLLIARWRVGLRGRAAIRWVLSAYSALLLAYVGSRFVVEVILHRA; this is encoded by the coding sequence ATGGATATTTTAGGTTACTCAAGTTACGGATGGCTCCCTTCCGCACTTTATTTGGCGCTTTTGCTTGTTTTGAGCTTCAAAGCCAAGAGCGGCGTGGAGTCTGGGCTATCAAGCGCATTAGTGCAGGCGGCTATTTTTGTTATTTTGCTGATCCATGGAGTGCAACTTCATGACTCCGTGTTCACACCCCAGGGCTTTGTGTTTGGCTTTGCGCAAGATTTGTCATTGATTGCTTGGGTTGGCCTGGCTTTTTATTGGTTTCAGTCATGGTTTTTGCCCATCTCTAGCTTGCGTTGGATGGCCTTGATGTTTGCGCTCATTTGCGCATTTCTGCCGACCCTCTTCCCCGGAACGTTGATTTCACCAAAGGCTGTTTCTGATCCCTGGTTTAAAGGCCATTTTGTAGTGGCTACTGTTTCAGTAGGCTTGCTAAGTCTAGCTGCCATGCACGCAATGCTCATGAGCGTACAAGATCGAGCGCTACATCGTCAGTTGGCTATTATTCCTAATGGTCGCTTATCCCATTGGTTGGAGGACTTACCTCCGCTAATGACCATGGAAAGTCTTTTATTTAATTTGCTGTATGTTGGTTTTGCGCTTTTAAGTTTGACCGTGTTCTCGGGATTGCTTTTCTCGCAAACTTTGTTTGGCAAACCGCTTGTGTTTGATCACAAAACGATTTTTGCTTTAGTCTCCTGGTTTTTATTTGCCGGTCTTTTGATTGCGCGTTGGCGAGTGGGACTTCGCGGCAGAGCTGCTATTCGTTGGGTGTTGAGTGCGTACAGCGCTCTTCTGCTTGCTTATGTCGGCAGTCGTTTCGTAGTCGAAGTCATTCTTCATAGGGCGTAA
- the accC gene encoding acetyl-CoA carboxylase biotin carboxylase subunit, which translates to MFDKILIANRGEIALRIQRACRELGIKTVVVYSTADKEAKYVKLADEAVCIGPAPSPLSYLNMPAIISAAEVTDAEAIHPGYGFLSENADFAERVEKSGFAFIGPTATSIRLMGDKVSAKRAMIKAGVPCVPGSEGALPDNPKEIIATAKKVGYPVIIKAAGGGGGRGMRVVHTEAALINAVNMTREEAGRAFGNPEVYMEKFLEKPRHVEIQVLADTHGNAIWLGERDCSMQRRHQKVIEEAPAPGIDRRLIAKIGERCAEACRKIGYRGAGTFEFLYENGEFFFIEMNTRVQVEHPVTEMITGVDIVQEQIRIAAGLKLSYRQKDIVFRGHAIECRLNAEDPFKFTPSPGKIGSFHMPGGPGIRVDSHAYSGYVVPSNYDSMIGKLISYGNTREQAIRRMQIALSEMVIDGITTNVPLHRELMLDPNFMEGGTSIHYLEHRLEEQAASRGKS; encoded by the coding sequence ATGTTCGATAAGATTCTGATTGCCAATCGGGGAGAAATTGCTCTCCGCATCCAACGCGCATGCCGCGAGTTGGGAATTAAAACTGTTGTGGTCTATTCCACCGCAGATAAAGAAGCCAAATATGTAAAGCTAGCTGATGAGGCAGTCTGTATTGGGCCAGCTCCATCTCCATTGAGTTACCTCAACATGCCAGCAATTATTTCGGCGGCTGAAGTAACTGATGCAGAAGCAATCCATCCTGGTTATGGCTTCCTCTCTGAAAATGCCGACTTTGCGGAACGCGTTGAGAAATCTGGTTTTGCCTTTATTGGGCCTACAGCAACATCGATTCGCCTCATGGGTGACAAGGTTTCAGCCAAACGCGCCATGATTAAAGCTGGCGTACCTTGCGTACCAGGATCGGAAGGCGCACTACCGGATAATCCAAAAGAAATTATTGCCACAGCAAAAAAAGTGGGCTATCCAGTAATTATTAAGGCGGCTGGCGGTGGTGGCGGACGTGGTATGCGCGTAGTTCACACCGAAGCGGCACTCATCAATGCGGTAAATATGACACGTGAAGAAGCGGGTCGTGCTTTTGGCAATCCAGAAGTCTATATGGAGAAGTTTTTAGAAAAGCCTCGTCACGTAGAGATTCAGGTTTTGGCCGATACCCATGGCAATGCGATTTGGTTGGGTGAGCGCGACTGCTCCATGCAACGCCGTCATCAAAAAGTTATTGAAGAAGCACCGGCTCCTGGCATTGATCGTCGTTTGATCGCCAAAATTGGTGAGCGCTGTGCAGAAGCCTGTCGCAAAATTGGGTATCGCGGAGCTGGTACCTTTGAATTTCTCTACGAAAACGGGGAATTCTTCTTCATTGAGATGAATACCCGTGTTCAGGTTGAACACCCAGTCACTGAAATGATTACTGGTGTGGATATTGTTCAAGAACAAATTCGTATCGCCGCAGGCCTCAAATTAAGTTATCGCCAAAAAGACATCGTTTTCCGTGGCCATGCAATCGAGTGCCGCTTAAATGCAGAAGATCCATTTAAGTTCACCCCAAGCCCCGGCAAAATTGGCTCATTCCACATGCCAGGCGGCCCTGGGATTCGCGTTGATTCACATGCTTACAGCGGTTATGTGGTCCCATCAAACTACGACTCCATGATTGGCAAATTGATTTCTTACGGTAATACTCGTGAGCAAGCAATCCGTCGCATGCAAATTGCACTTTCCGAGATGGTGATTGACGGCATTACAACGAACGTCCCCCTTCATCGAGAGCTGATGCTCGATCCCAATTTCATGGAGGGTGGTACCAGCATCCATTACTTAGAGCATCGCTTAGAAGAGCAAGCTGCAAGTCGCGGTAAGTCCTAA
- a CDS encoding ribonucleoside-diphosphate reductase subunit alpha, with protein MNPVGALNQAPSASFVAGGVGGAQATQLSDYKIIRRNGSVVAFEPSKIAIAVTKAFLAVNGGQGAASARVREQVEQLTHSVVRALLRSRPNGGTFHIEDIQDQVELALMRSGEHNVARAYVLYREKRNQERAAQQEVSQEAQTANQAGESGIKVTDNGVEKWLDMAALRTVIEAACEGLGTHIDATPIITETIKNLYDGVPMAQVYDSAILASRTLIEKDPAYSQVTARILMHVIRKEILGKEVLQGDMQAEYSTYFAKYINEGISAELLDPRMREFDLPRLAAALNASRDLQFNYLGLQTLYDRYFLHIEDRRIEMPQAFFMRVAMGLALNELDRERRAIEFYEILSTFDFMSSTPTLFNSATTRPQLSSCYLTTVDDDLDGIYEALKENALLSKFAGGLGNDWTNVRALGSHIKGTNGKSQGVVPFLKVVNDTAVAVNQGGKRKGAVCAYLETWHLDIEEFLELRKNTGDDRRRTHDMNTSNWIPDLFMKRVMEGGDWTLFSPSNTPDLHDKFGRAFEEAYVAYEQKADRGELKPFRRIPAQQLWRKMLGMLFETGHPWITFKDPCNIRSPQQHIGVVHSSNLCTEITLNTNESEIAVCNLGSVNLTAHMTTDANGKMILDHEKLQRTVRTAMRMLDNVIDINYYAVAKARNSNLKHRPVGMGIMGFQDCLHMQRIPYASDEAVKFADSSMEAVCYYAYQASNELAEERGVYSTYKGSLWDRGILPQDSVAMLAAERGGYVEVDNSTTMDWSGLRARIKQHGMRNSNCVAIAPTATISNIIGVSACIEPTFQNLFVKSNLSGEFTVVNEYLVRDLKDRGLWDEVMIADLKYFDGTLSKIDRIPQDLRDLYATAFEVEPSWLVEAASRRQKWIDQAQSLNIYMAGASGKKLDDTYKLAWLRGLKTTYYLRTMAATHVEKSTVASGQLNSVSSGGGVNGTDAAAAAGGVEADGPVCTMRPGDAGFEECEACQ; from the coding sequence ATGAACCCTGTTGGCGCTCTGAATCAAGCCCCTTCCGCTAGCTTTGTCGCAGGTGGTGTTGGTGGTGCCCAGGCAACCCAATTGTCTGATTACAAAATTATTCGCCGTAACGGGTCCGTTGTGGCATTTGAGCCATCCAAAATTGCGATTGCTGTAACTAAAGCATTTTTAGCAGTTAATGGCGGTCAAGGTGCGGCGTCTGCTCGTGTTCGCGAACAAGTCGAGCAGTTGACCCATTCTGTTGTGCGTGCATTACTACGTAGCCGTCCAAATGGTGGAACGTTCCATATTGAAGATATTCAAGACCAAGTTGAATTGGCTTTGATGCGTAGTGGTGAGCATAACGTTGCTCGTGCCTACGTTCTCTATCGTGAAAAGCGCAACCAAGAACGCGCGGCTCAACAAGAAGTTTCTCAAGAGGCGCAAACAGCCAATCAAGCTGGTGAGTCCGGTATCAAGGTTACCGATAACGGCGTTGAGAAGTGGTTGGATATGGCCGCTTTGCGCACAGTAATCGAGGCGGCTTGTGAAGGCTTGGGCACTCATATTGATGCCACACCTATCATCACTGAAACCATCAAGAATTTGTACGATGGCGTGCCAATGGCGCAAGTGTATGACTCTGCAATTTTGGCTTCTCGTACATTGATTGAGAAAGATCCTGCATACAGCCAAGTAACAGCGCGCATCCTGATGCACGTGATTCGTAAAGAAATCTTGGGCAAAGAAGTGTTGCAAGGCGACATGCAAGCTGAGTACAGCACCTATTTTGCGAAGTACATCAACGAAGGTATTTCTGCGGAGTTACTGGATCCTCGTATGCGTGAGTTTGACTTGCCACGCTTAGCCGCAGCTTTGAATGCCAGCCGTGACTTGCAATTTAACTACCTTGGCTTGCAGACCTTGTATGACCGTTATTTCTTGCATATTGAAGACCGTCGCATTGAGATGCCGCAAGCCTTCTTTATGCGCGTGGCAATGGGCTTGGCTTTAAATGAACTCGACCGTGAGCGTCGCGCAATCGAGTTCTATGAAATCCTCTCTACGTTTGATTTCATGTCCAGCACTCCAACATTGTTCAACTCAGCGACCACACGTCCGCAGCTCTCTAGCTGCTACTTGACGACAGTGGATGATGATTTGGATGGCATCTACGAAGCATTGAAAGAAAACGCTTTGTTATCGAAGTTTGCTGGTGGTCTAGGTAATGACTGGACAAATGTTCGCGCATTGGGCAGCCATATCAAAGGGACTAACGGTAAATCACAAGGTGTTGTGCCTTTCTTGAAAGTGGTGAACGACACTGCAGTTGCTGTAAACCAAGGTGGTAAGCGTAAGGGTGCGGTCTGCGCCTACTTGGAAACATGGCACTTAGATATTGAGGAGTTCTTGGAATTACGTAAGAACACTGGTGACGACCGCCGTCGTACACACGATATGAACACTTCCAACTGGATTCCTGACTTGTTTATGAAGCGTGTGATGGAAGGTGGCGACTGGACCTTGTTCTCACCATCAAACACACCAGACTTACATGACAAATTCGGTAGAGCATTTGAAGAGGCTTATGTTGCCTATGAGCAAAAAGCTGACCGTGGTGAATTGAAGCCATTCCGCCGTATTCCAGCGCAGCAATTGTGGCGCAAGATGCTTGGTATGTTGTTTGAAACCGGTCACCCATGGATTACTTTCAAAGACCCTTGCAACATCCGTAGCCCACAACAGCATATTGGCGTAGTTCACTCATCTAACCTTTGCACTGAGATCACTCTCAATACCAACGAGAGCGAGATTGCAGTTTGTAACTTGGGCTCTGTGAACTTAACGGCTCACATGACTACAGATGCCAATGGCAAGATGATTTTGGATCATGAGAAGCTCCAAAGAACCGTCCGTACTGCAATGCGTATGTTGGACAACGTGATTGATATCAACTACTACGCAGTTGCTAAAGCACGTAATTCCAATTTGAAGCACCGTCCGGTCGGCATGGGCATCATGGGCTTCCAGGATTGCTTGCATATGCAGCGTATTCCTTACGCTAGCGATGAGGCTGTGAAGTTTGCTGACTCTTCGATGGAAGCAGTTTGCTACTACGCTTACCAAGCATCCAATGAATTGGCTGAAGAGCGTGGCGTTTACAGCACCTACAAAGGATCTTTGTGGGATCGCGGCATCCTCCCGCAAGATTCAGTAGCAATGTTGGCCGCTGAGCGCGGTGGTTATGTAGAGGTGGATAACTCCACTACTATGGACTGGAGTGGCTTGCGTGCACGCATTAAGCAACACGGCATGCGCAATTCCAATTGCGTGGCAATTGCGCCAACAGCAACGATTTCAAACATCATTGGCGTTTCTGCTTGTATTGAACCCACATTCCAGAACTTGTTCGTGAAATCCAACCTTTCTGGCGAATTCACGGTAGTAAACGAGTACTTGGTACGTGATTTGAAGGATCGCGGCCTCTGGGATGAAGTGATGATTGCTGACTTGAAGTACTTTGACGGCACTTTATCTAAGATCGATCGCATTCCTCAGGATTTACGCGATTTGTATGCAACCGCCTTTGAGGTTGAGCCAAGCTGGTTAGTTGAAGCAGCATCCCGTCGCCAAAAGTGGATTGACCAAGCGCAGTCGCTGAACATCTACATGGCTGGTGCTTCTGGTAAGAAATTGGATGACACCTATAAGTTGGCATGGTTGCGCGGCCTCAAAACTACTTATTACCTCCGCACGATGGCTGCAACCCATGTTGAGAAGTCGACGGTTGCTAGCGGTCAATTGAACTCCGTTTCTAGCGGTGGTGGGGTGAATGGTACTGACGCAGCTGCTGCAGCTGGTGGTGTTGAAGCGGATGGTCCGGTTTGCACAATGCGCCCAGGTGATGCTGGATTTGAAGAATGTGAAGCATGCCAATAA
- the aroQ gene encoding type II 3-dehydroquinate dehydratase: MSKKASILVIQGPNLNLLGTREPDVYGKTTLEDIHQKLGNLAKTQSVDLSTYQSNHEGELIDRIQQAKQDGVDFIIINPGAFTHTSVALRDVLAGVAIPFTEVHLSNIHQREEFRKHSYLSDIATGVICGLGAIGYELALHAAIARLQK; the protein is encoded by the coding sequence ATGTCGAAAAAAGCTTCAATTCTCGTAATTCAGGGTCCAAACCTAAATTTATTAGGCACCCGTGAACCTGATGTTTACGGTAAAACCACACTAGAAGACATTCACCAAAAGCTGGGTAATCTGGCCAAAACCCAGTCTGTTGACCTAAGCACCTATCAAAGCAATCATGAAGGCGAGTTAATTGACCGCATTCAACAGGCCAAACAAGATGGGGTTGATTTCATCATCATCAATCCAGGCGCGTTTACCCATACCAGCGTTGCCTTGCGCGACGTATTGGCCGGAGTGGCTATTCCATTCACCGAAGTACACCTATCCAATATTCACCAGCGCGAAGAATTCCGCAAGCATTCTTACCTGTCCGATATAGCAACTGGAGTGATTTGCGGTCTTGGCGCTATTGGCTATGAATTAGCACTGCACGCAGCGATTGCGCGTTTGCAGAAATAA
- a CDS encoding ribonucleotide-diphosphate reductase subunit beta, whose translation MLNWEEEVAPALAKAGLAPQPVAAEPQRPQPDQVAMAAPQAAAPAVAQTQSAPASGVETRRVNVADKRVINAKTDVNQLVPFKYKWAWEKYLAGCANHWMPQEINMNRDIALWKDPNGLTEDERRIIKRNLGFFTTADSLAANNIVLGTYRQITAPECRQYLLRQAFEEAIHTHAYQYIVESLGLDQGEIFNAYHEIESICAKDEFLIPFIDVLTDPTFKTGTLENDQKLLRSLIVFACVMEGLFFYVGFTQILAMGRQNKMTGAAEQYQYILRDESMHCNFGIDLINQIKLENPHLWTSAFKDEIKSIFEKAVELEYRYAEDTMPRGVLGLNAPMFKGYLRYICNRRCLQIGLDAMFPNEENPFPWMSEMIDLKKERNFFETRVIEYQTGGALSWE comes from the coding sequence ATGTTGAATTGGGAAGAGGAAGTTGCTCCAGCACTAGCGAAAGCTGGCCTTGCGCCGCAGCCGGTTGCAGCGGAGCCACAACGTCCACAACCAGACCAAGTGGCGATGGCAGCACCTCAAGCTGCTGCGCCAGCAGTAGCGCAAACACAAAGCGCGCCTGCGTCTGGAGTTGAAACTCGTCGTGTGAATGTGGCTGATAAGCGGGTTATTAATGCCAAAACCGACGTAAATCAGCTCGTACCATTTAAATATAAGTGGGCTTGGGAGAAGTATTTGGCTGGTTGCGCCAATCACTGGATGCCACAAGAGATCAACATGAACCGCGATATCGCGCTTTGGAAAGATCCAAATGGATTAACCGAAGATGAGCGTCGCATCATTAAACGCAATCTCGGTTTCTTCACTACAGCCGATTCTTTAGCGGCAAACAATATTGTTTTGGGTACATATCGCCAAATTACTGCTCCAGAGTGCCGTCAATACCTATTGCGCCAGGCTTTCGAGGAGGCAATTCATACTCACGCCTACCAATATATTGTGGAATCTTTAGGCTTAGACCAAGGCGAAATCTTCAATGCGTATCACGAAATTGAGTCCATTTGCGCTAAGGATGAGTTCCTTATTCCATTTATTGATGTGCTCACCGACCCAACATTTAAGACTGGCACATTAGAAAACGATCAAAAACTGCTTCGTTCTTTGATTGTTTTTGCTTGCGTAATGGAAGGTTTGTTCTTTTATGTTGGTTTTACGCAAATACTTGCAATGGGTCGTCAAAACAAAATGACGGGTGCTGCTGAGCAGTATCAATACATCCTTCGTGATGAGTCTATGCACTGCAATTTTGGTATTGATTTGATTAACCAAATCAAGCTGGAGAACCCGCACTTATGGACTTCTGCGTTCAAAGACGAGATCAAATCGATCTTCGAAAAAGCAGTCGAATTAGAGTACCGTTATGCCGAAGATACGATGCCTCGAGGAGTGCTCGGATTGAACGCTCCGATGTTCAAAGGGTACCTAAGATACATTTGTAATCGCAGATGTTTGCAAATAGGACTTGACGCGATGTTCCCAAATGAAGAGAATCCATTTCCATGGATGTCAGAAATGATTGATCTGAAAAAAGAACGAAACTTTTTTGAGACACGCGTTATTGAGTATCAAACTGGCGGTGCGCTAAGTTGGGAGTAG
- a CDS encoding TlpA disulfide reductase family protein: MNRRQWIIIIAISLLALISGVLTSQWIYKTGLASDPAVKAFFANSWQTPNGKTADSQKWQGRVLVVNFWASWCPPCVEEMPTLDKLQQEFLQQNVLFVGIGIDSPSNIREFLSKTPVDYPIVIGGLEGSNLSKQLGNSQGALPYTIIINAKGKATYSKLGKISEDDVRNAIKSAL, from the coding sequence ATGAACCGCAGACAATGGATCATCATCATCGCAATTAGCCTTTTGGCACTAATTTCAGGTGTACTGACTTCGCAATGGATTTATAAAACTGGCTTAGCCAGCGACCCCGCTGTAAAAGCATTTTTTGCCAATTCTTGGCAAACTCCGAATGGAAAAACTGCGGATAGCCAAAAATGGCAAGGGAGAGTCCTGGTTGTGAACTTTTGGGCCTCCTGGTGCCCGCCTTGTGTTGAAGAAATGCCCACTTTGGACAAGCTTCAACAAGAGTTTTTGCAACAAAATGTCTTATTTGTAGGCATTGGTATCGATTCACCATCTAATATTCGCGAATTTCTCTCAAAAACCCCAGTTGACTATCCCATTGTGATTGGCGGTCTTGAAGGAAGCAATCTCTCCAAGCAACTTGGAAACTCCCAAGGCGCACTTCCTTACACCATCATCATCAACGCCAAGGGTAAGGCAACATACAGTAAATTAGGAAAGATAAGCGAAGATGATGTTAGAAATGCTATTAAATCTGCCTTATAA